aaagagaaacagaaggcagaCTGAGGTGAGGGCCAAGTGCAGGGTTCTTTCCACAGCGTCTGGGAAGAAGCAGAAAGTCTGGGTAAGAAGGGGGGTGCTtgtggaaaggagaaaggcacCCTCACCACAGCTGTGGGAGTGGTTATGAAACCAAAAGCATTCTCCTCTGGGATCTCCTAGGGACACTGGCAGGAAAAGGAAAGTTCTTTCTACACATGGGTGCAAGGCCTAACGTGCCTAGCTATTCCGGCTCTGGATTAAACAATACCGCCCCATTCTCTCCCCcgtgagagggtgtgtgtgtgtgtgtgtgtgtgtgtgtgtgtgtgtgtgtgtgtgtgtgtgtgtgtgtgactgtcatGTGTAGGATCCAGCCTGAGTCCCACACATTCACCTCTCCATGTCATAACAGAGTCCAGGACACACAcagtgaaggagaagaagggcATGCATGGCCTACATCTCCTTTGATTACACGGACATaggaaagcaaacaaggaaaggggattgggagagagaaagaaagtactGCCCACCATGATCTCTCAAAAAACTGAATCCTACCCTTGATAAGAGGACAGCCAAGAGCACAAAATGGGGAGACAAGAATCTTGGAGCTTTTACAGTGCAGATTTGGGCCTGTTACTGAATCTGCCCTGAGCCCCCATCCTGTTTCTTTGACTATAGAATGGAGGAGAGTTGATCAAAGGACCTGATTTTACTCTAAAGTATCCCCAAGGACAAAGGTCCAAAGCCCGTAATGGTAGGAGGAAGCAATAGTACCACGTTCTAAATCTGCCGAGCCACAGGGCAGCTGTACACCCTTCCAGAGGGATGTCCAGAGAGGGCTCCGGGGGCAGAAGGTTCTCTAGTTCTTCTGTCAACCCCCGTCCTCCACAGGATTCCTCATGCCCCAGACACAGCTGGAAATACAAGATAAGGTGTGGGAAGAGGAGACCGTCACAGGCAGGAACTAGCTTGACTTCCATGTTGTTACTCTCCGTGCCACAGGAGGTCCAGCAGGGTACCCAGTAAACAGGAGAAGCACGTTCGGTCTGCGTCTCATTAGATTGACCCAGTAAGGCAAATGTCAGTATCCCTATTCTGAATTGAGGAACTTGATCTCGGCCAGGTTAAGTTTCTGCTTCCTAAATGTCAGCCGACAGTCTGCACCCCATTTTTGTTCCCCCAAAGAAGTCAATTCTAATTGTCCCCAAAGAAGCAGTTCTCCCATGAGGACCTGTCCGCCCGCTAAATCCCAGTCTAAGGAAGGAGCTGGAGCTATGGGAGAGCCTCAGGGCCACTTCCCCACCCCAGGCTTGTGAGTAGGGACAGTGGATGTGACTAAATGGGTCACCCAAGTGGTCTGCAAAACCTTCCCAAGGTCACCGTCCACCCAGTCCTTGAGCAGtcgggtgggggagggagggttagcCCCCGAGCCTACAGGGTGCCCGGGAGCTGAGCAAACAGCAACAACCCAGCAGTTCACAGCACTGAGCCGTTAAAAGTGACTCAACCAGAAAGTGCGTTTGAAGTGACGCCCACTGGGCCCCACAGCCAAACCTCAAAAAGACGAAGTGAGAGAGGCAGGCCTGTGGGGGCTGGGCTGGAGGTGGAGGCCCAGCCTGGAGCTGGCCTAGCCAAATAAGGGCAAATGCTCTCCACGTAGACCAATGGAGCATGAGTGTCGGCGTCATGGGGCTGTGGTTCCAAGAGGGGGAGGTGAGAGGCTAGGACATatggaggtgggagagaagggggcaggggaTCCAAGCCCTCCTCCTCTAAGGGTCTGAGGGTTTGTGAACATAGCTGGGTATGAGGGCCTGACTCCCAAGGGGGTCTTGACTGAGGTCTGCAGCTGAGGTCTGCAGACTTACAGCTACACCTTCCCCCAGCCCCAACTGCATGTAGGGCTTCcaggaggcaaaaggaacacGAGGAGGACTGCCCTCCCTGACCCTGTTGCTGCCCCCAGAATGGCCGTAAGCACGCTGTGATGGACAAGGGGAAAGACTCAAGTGGTCTCATCTGTGAGAAGGGAATACTAATGTCTTGTGAGACTGTCACTGAGGACCTGATGCAGTTTTGAACCTGGACATTGACACACGAGAGGACACTTGCTATGGAGGAACGCAGGCCAACGGCAGTTCCCCACCATGTTCTTGCCTCTGGTTTCCAGGAAAAATCCTTTTGCAAGGACATCAGTTCAATTCTGGCCCTGGTATATCTAAGTGGGTAAAGGGGACGATTACTCTCTCCTTTGGTAGGAGAGACTGATACTTGCCTAATCCAGGGGCATGCCTGCCTCCACTGCCTACCTCATCTAGCCCTGCAGAAGCCTGAATTCCAGGTCATGCCCCACCTCTCGCTCTCGGTCAGAGACCCGccctccatcttcctgcttctctagGGGGCAGGGCTGAGGGCGTGAGTCTCTTAAACTGCCCAGAGAAAGTACTACAGCTGCCTATAGGCAGTGGAGACGCTGCCAGGTTGTCTCTGGGCTTTCCCAGCACTCTCTTGTCTCAGGTCATGCAGTTCCTGCTAAGAGTTCCAGAGGTGGTTACTGgtaccctctccctctcttcccctcccaagAACAGAGCTGTGTTTTCCCTACGTACTTTCGCTATTCAGTCCCCTAGGGAACAATCAAGTTACCACTCCGTCCAGCTCCAGCGCCACCAGCCTTTTCTGCCTAATGGCCCtaccagatatttttttttttcaaagaaaacaaacaaaatgaaaaaaaaaaaaggtggcagATGCTGGGTttggggagaaggagaaacaccTTTGGAAAGCAGCAAGGGTCTTGCCTTGGTGTCTGAAGCTCTTCCCTCTGTTCACTGTGCTGTACAAGGTCTCAGTCTGCAGAGAGGAGGTATACATAGGGAAGTCACACACGCAGAGCTCTGGAAATGGGCCTGCTAAGCGCCCTGACTTACAGGCACGGGCACCTATCAGCCAAGGGATGAACCCCATGGAAAGCTCCTCAGGTCTCGAGTCCTCTGTATTGTCCTTCCCCCCAACCAAAAGGGCCTGCTGAGACGGAGTGCCAGAACTCAACAGGACAATAGTTTTCAACCCCAAATGTTGATGCCCACAGCACAGGGCAGTATGGTGCCTGTCCCTGGGGTGTTCACAGAGCATGGCAGCACCTTAAGGTAAATAAAGTCTCTGAGGACACACCATGCAGCCATGGTCCCTCCTGGAGTCAGGCCGATGTGGTCTGGTCCTGTCACTCATAAGGTGGAAGCCTTAATAATACTCCACTAGCCCCACTATCCTATCTTCCTTCAGCTTACCCTCCCACAGATGGAGGCCTCTGCACCCAGCCAAAGACCCAGGCAAGCAGCCATGTGCTTTTCTTGATCTAACCTTACTCACTCACCCGCCACACTACAGTATGTACCAAAGGTAGCCGTCTGTTCCTTCAGTTCAAGCAAAACTAGAAGGGAGACAGCCATGAATGAATGACATACGCGACAGCTGACAGGCTGTGAATCtaagaagtagaaaaataattagCCTTGAAACCATTTTAACACAGGACGCAAAGACGAAGGCTCCTGACAATGACTTTGAGCTAAATAGAGGTTAAGTCAAACCCCGATTCTTGTGTGCAGATGGCAAAAGTcgtaatacattaaaaaaaaaaaaaaaaaaaaaagactaggcaTGTATCTCAATGGCGGAACACTGGATGCACAAGATCCCCTGGTTCAAATCCTCAGCAGCACATACATACTCAGAggcggggaggaagggggaggggagagaggggcacATTTAGATGGGTAGGACTGCAATACCAGCTACTCGGGAGGATTACAAATTCAAAGCACGCTGAgcagtggtggtatacacctttggTCTGAGCACtagcagaagtaggcagatctctgtaaagttcaaggccagcctggggtacagagttaaGTTCTAGACCAGTTTGAATAAcaaggcagggggttgggggggggagtgtagctcagtggtagagtgcttgcttgaaAACAAGGGAAATAATATTCCTTCCTGGCCCTTCGGTGTCCTGCATGCTCTCTCCCACCCGTGCCTAACACAGGTGCATCTGTCTTGCCAACTAGTGCTGTAGCTTTGTCAACTGGGTTTTGTGGAGAAGCTTTGCACTGACTGAGCACAATAACACATGCTTTTAGtgccagctcttgggaggcagaggaaggtggatctctaagtCCAACTGTAGTCTGttctagtgagttctaggttaaTCAGAAAGGGTTacaatagtgagaccctgtctcaaaaaaaaaaaaaaaaaaaaagaggaaaaaaaggagagaagacaaaagaaaagaagaaaaaagaaaggaaaagaagaaaatgtgtaaaCACCATGATTTAAAGTCACAAGGACAGGGTTGGCAGAGGAAGCAGGTCTGGGATGCAGGGGTTCTTGCCCTCAGCAGGGTCATCACACACAAATGTCTGTGTTCCATCAGGCTGGGGGGTAGGGGCAATCAGGCTCAggtggagggggaagaaaggacaaTGCCAAGGAGGATGGAAGACTTGGGCACAGGTTGGCAGGTGCCTAGGACTTGGAGATGAATGGAAGAGGACAATGAAGAGAACCGAAGGGCTGGCTCTGTTTGACCTCTTCTCTAGCCTAGCACTCCACTGCTTTGTAGACAAGTTTAGACTGGGGACTAAAGGAATTACATAATTACATAGGGAGGTCAGCAGGGTCCTGGATGCCAGGACAAGGTGTTATGACTTCAAACAAAAAGCTAACGcctcgggattggggatttagctcagtggtagagcgcttgcctagtaagcgcaaggcccctgggttcgggtccccagctccaaaaaaagagaaaaaaaaaaaaaaaaaaaaagctaacgcCTCACATTATGAAGGTATGCTTACCCTCATACAGGCAGGAATCAGATGAGAAACATCAGTGCTCAACTGTGGACATTGTATTGTTTGAGCTAAGGCCCCACTACTTAATCTGGCTAAGCCATGTTAACCCTCACAGCTGGCCCCTGTTGCTAAACAAGGGCTATGTCCTAGGAGTTTGTAAAGATTGGATGAGATCATGGATGTCAAAGATCTTTGTCAACTACCAAATACTATTTACATCAAAGTCTTTTTGGATACTAAGTAGGAGCTAGATTTCCGAAGCAAAGTCTGTCTTTACTATTACCTACCTGCCTCTGATATGCACAGAGATCAGTCGTCTTTCAGGTGCCAGGCCTGGAGACTTGAGCAGCTGGCTGTTGACAGGCTGAGGGCAACATGGTGCCTACCTCAAGAGCAGTGTCTGCCCCCAGCCTGGCAAGCCATCCTGTCACCCTTATTCTTAGGGAAACTGCTCTCTGCTGAGACATCGTGTCTCTTGGCTCTACCAGCTTCCAGTCACCACTGAGCTGTCACTGTGTCCCTCAGCTTTGGGGAGACTAATACCAGGAGGCAGAATGTGAGGATGAAGCAGCAGTCTCAAAGCAGCTTGATGGGTGCTGTTTCTAGTTTTGTCTAAGCTGAATCGACCCGCTTAAACAGGGGAGGAGCCTTGTCCCCCTCAAGGGACAGAGGTCAAACCACTGAACAAGAAGGCCTCATGGTGCACACCTGCCATCCCAGTTACTTGGGAGGGAAGAGGATGCCAAGCTGAAAGCCAGCCTGCATTAGAGTGACTTTCTAGCCAGTGTAGAATATTAGTGAGGTATGACCCCAAAAGCAAAAGGGTgggtatagttcagtggtagaatgcttacctagcatgcctGAGGCTCAAAGTTTAACCCCTGGCACTGAAGAAGTCAAGGGGAGTAGCTTAAGACCCTGGGGCCACTCAAACCTCCTAAGCCAGGATAGGTCTAAACTTAAGCACTGAACCCCTAAGGCAGCAAAACGCAGACCGCAGTCCTGAAATTTGAAAGGCCCCTATGCCACAGGGCAGCCCACCCTGAGAGCCCAGAACCAAATTCCTGCCTCAACCATCTTTTGGCTCAAAGGAAGAATGTGACTCTAGCACTCTGCCTGTCTGGGCTGCTGGGCAGCAGCTAATACAGGTCCCGGTACCACAAGATGAGGGGGATGGAAAAGTAGCTCCCAGGTGGGGGAAGCTGCAACGAGACCCGTGCCCCCCATGGTTGACAGTGGCTGTGTCTTTCACTTCCTGTGCGATTGACAGTTGGGGCCCAGAAGGTGTGGGACTCCAGCAGCCCCAGTGTGGTTATTTGTACAGactcttgcctcccctccccacaactgTTTCCATTCTCACCACACAGTCATATCCGGGTCATGTACGCAGAGCAGCAGCTGGGGCTTTCCAGGGGACTTCTGAAAAGGCCAGTGAAAGCAGAGGCGTTGACTGCACAGGCTCAGCTCCTGGGAAATTTTCTTTCCCTCCAGGAGGTAAGTTTCAGCCCGACAGAGTTACTCTGGCTAGCCACGGAGGCCCCTTTCCAAATGAGACTCCCTGAAGAACTCGCCAGCGATGGTGTTTCATTTTGGATGGCTGGGCTAGAGAACTCCTTCAACAGCTCGGTTTGGAATTGAGGGTGATGATCTGTTCCCTCAGAGCTTGATGATGAAAGTGAAAACACTCCTGGTGGGGATCCGTGAGTGGACATGAGTAGCCTGGTCACTACCAGCCTGCTTTCCACAGGCTGGGACGACAAGCACAGGgccaagagacagccactgggtcAGCAATCTTCCTCCTCATACTGTCTACAGGTGACAATAGCAGGGACAGAGTCTAGTGCAGGTATCCCCACTAGCAAGGTGGTGCTCCCCCAGCAGGAAGACTCTGGGCACCATCCCCACGTCTGCCTAACTGTGAAGACGGTATAAATACTGAAGAACAGCAGGGTAACCAGACAACACACTTTACACATCACTCTTTAGTATTATTTGGCTTTCTGAGATGGGGGTCCGTTATATAACCCAGACTTGACCTAAACCCCAACCTCAGATTCTGTGTGCTGGATTTCAGGCATGTGCCACATTGGGCCCTTTTAGGGGAGCTTCCTACTTGTCTTATTCTTCATTTCCAGTCCTCACAACCCTAAAATAAACAGACAGGGCAATAAACAGGAGCGACCACCCTATTTCACAGATGGAGACTGAAGAGAAACTCAAGTGGGGAAACAATTTCTGTGACATAGTGAGAATATATGGTAAacgttttattatttaaaaaaaaaaaaaaaaaaaagacatcttggCCAATGTGGCATTACCCATGGCTCCCTTCTTAGCCAGAGGAGGGCCTGTTTTccatggaaacacaaaaacccagaTCACCCGGCAAAGGTACAACAGgagcaaagaaaagagacaaaggaagagagggaagtgaTAGAGGGTCAAGGAAAAAGGCACCAAGGAGCCTTGATTCCTTCAAAGGAGGGTACAccagggagagaggacaggataTTGGACTTCCGGTCAGCAGGCAAGTGAGGCCTCATCGTGAGAGGAAAAGGTCAAAGGCACAGGCCTTAGTACTCTTTAAGTATGTTCCAAAGGTTTGTTTTATTGGCATTTGAACCAAAGTCCTGCCCATGGACAAAGGCAAAACCCTGAACAGAGGTGGGAAATCAGCATCTTACTCTCCTGAAACAGCCTCTGAGAATCCACTCAGACACTCCCACTTCACCAGTGGTCAGAGAAAGGGAGGTGACTTAAGGCTGGATGTGCTGCCTTCACGGGGTCTGCTGATCCTGAGCTGGAGGGCAAGGAGTCTTTGGGGTCCCACCCTTTAGTTCCACAAGAAAACAAGGACAGAAGTAGAGAACAAGACGCTATGGCCTGCACCTAGCTAGGTCTTTATTGCTGTGTCTCTCGATTTGTAGGCCACTCCTCGACTTTTCAGCTCCCGCACGATTCCtatgacagaaaaagaaacagtcccATGAGAGTTAGGAGGATAAAGATGTCCCCCCAAGTCCCCCAGCACTGTAGTTGCCTGACTATCACCTAAGATCCAGGCAAAGAGCTACTGGGAAACAGAGGCTTCTGCTGGGCCTGGCAGATGCCCACTGCTGCTGTTACAACTATTACCTTGGGGCAGACGACCAGTGACTGACACAGCGTATACACCTGGCTTAAAGTTACCTGAGGAACAGAGGAGATTAAAATAGGAATGAGTTAAGACTGAAAAACCAATGAAAAATTAAGCCCAAATAGAAGAGAGCTAGGGTGCACGAATGcgtgtgagtttgtgtgtctggtgtgtgtgtgtgtgtgtgtgtgtgtgtgtgtgtgtgtgtgtgtgtatgtaaaacatTCCATGGTGCACGTGTGGAAGGTGAGAAGACAATTTacagtcatttctctccttccaacatgtggtTCCCCAAGAGCAGACCCACGTTGGCTAGACTggcactgctgagccatcttgccagccccaaggCTCGGCTGTTCTCTACCCCCATCTTTCCCACATCCTTGCAGAGCCTTAGGCACGTTCCCAACACTGCACAGGCCAGGACAGGAGGACAGGAAAGACACTTACTGACGCGCTGCCACTTGGAGACCCAGCTGTCCTCTGGACTCATCATCGCGATgattctagagagagagaggacaaagagtCAGAGGGGCTGCTGAGTACAGGAACAGCTCCAGGCAAGGCACCACTGAGGAAGGGCGTGACAAAGGCCTTGCAGTCTATGTCCAGCCAGTAAGAAGAGCTTTACCTGTGGATGTCCAGCACTGAAGACACCCAGCCCAATCACGAGGGGGTCTGGAGCCTGGAGCAAAGGAGTCAAAACAATGGATCCTTTTCCTGAAAGCGAACTGGACTTGGACAACCCCTTCCTTTAATGAGCTGTGCAGTCTTAAGTACAGCTGGAGACATTTCACAGATTCTCACCAGTGAGACTAAGGCCGAGACAGTACAGACACCGACAGAGTAGATGCCAAGTGTCCCTTCCCATTCCAACAGTCCTTTGACAGATAGCGCTGCTTCCATAGGCTGAGGAGCAGAAAGCCACTACACAAGTAGACAGGTGCTATGGGTTATCGGCTATTCATCCACCCAGGCAACAGTTACTAGGACTGGCACTGCTGACTGCCTCCTCCATAGCTGCCCATTTTCCCAGCAGCAACGCTGATGtccaggaggggaagaagggtAGAAGGGCAAGCAGCTCTGCAGTGATCCGGGACAGACGGTTACACAGGCTCTCCCACCAGCTCCTGGACTTCCTCTGCCCTTCACAATCGACCCTCTCAGTAATATTTGAAAAGTCCTTTCTACCTCATCTCAACTTTTTCTGAAATCCTACAATTTTAGTCAGGCCTGATCAGGCAGTCTGCAattcaggaggctaaagcagatTTCCAGTCCAAGGTCTATTTGACCAACTTAAAAATAACCCTGtttccaaaataaatttaaaaagagggtTGATCTATTCTAGTAacaactatctttttttttaaagatacatgtatttattatatataagtacactgtagctgtctttagacacaccagaagagggcataagatcccattacaggtggttgtgagccaccatgtggttgctggaatttgaactcagaacctctggaagagaagtcagtgctcttaaccgctgagccatctctccagccctaacaattataaaaatataatccaCACTCAGCAGGGTGGCTCTACAAAGACAACAAACAAGAAAGCCAGGAGaagtacacacctataatcccaaggCTCTGGacatagaggcaggtggatctctgtgagtttgaggccagccaggagacagagaaaccctgtctcaaagaaaaaaatacaaaataacgaTAAACAAACccgcaaacaaacaagaaccccaACGAAAAAACACAAGAACAGAAACCCAGAAAGCAGTAGGAgttaggaaggagggagaaactgGAACCTTAAAGAACTAGTTGTCACATTATGACACAGCCAttctatgaacacacacacacacccaaaagcCCTGACAGAGGGGCTTAAGGCTGTAAGTGTAGTTAATCTACTAAGTGTACTCTTCACAATGGGCACAAGGTAAGAAACCATGGCATCAGCAGatgataatcttttaaaaatctgtgttttggggttggggatttagctcagtggtagagcgcttgcctaggaagcacaaggccctgggttcggtccccagctccgaaaaaaaaagaaccaaaaaaaaaaaaaaaaaaaatctgtgttttatatataataaaaatagcggggctggagagatggctcagcagttaagagcactgactgttctttcagaggtcctgagttcaattcccagcaaccacatggtggctcacaaccatctataataggagctaatgctctcttctggggtgactaagagagtgacagtgtactcacataaaacaaacaaataaataagtatttttaaaaaatagcaaactTTAAAGAGAAACTTTTGGAAACTGGTGAGGCTGCTCAGTGATTAACAGCACACACTGTTCTTCAAGAGGACACAAGTGTAGTTCCCAGCGTCCACACAGAACAggtcataactgcctgtaactctagctccaaggacTCTGGCCTTCTTGGGCCCTTGTAATCATGTGCACCtagccacacacatatacataatttaaaaacaaggggttggggatttggctcagtggtagagcgcttgcctaggaagcgcaaggtcctgggttcgattccccagccccgaaaaaaaaaaaaaaacaaaaaaaaacaaagcatatctttaaaataattttttcctgTGACtgctttttaattgaatttttaatttacatttcaaatgctatcccctttcctggtttcctgttcataaaccccctatcccacttcccctccccctgcctctatgagggtgtttcctgcctcctcaccctgacattcccctacactggggcatccagccttggcaggaccaagggcttctcctcccactgggacccaataagaccatcctctgctttAAACAGGTTAAATTGGTAAGGATTCAAAGTGACTCTTATGTCTTTCAAAGCAGCTAGCACAGGCGTTCCCTTATAGATGAGAGTGACTCCagtttacttttgtatttttagaTGCGGGTCTCAAGATGCGGCAGAGGGCTACCCGACACTTGTCTTCCCCCCAAGCCCTGCCTCATCTTAAGCCAGGACTGAAGGCTGCATTGACACTCCCAGCTTTGTCCCAACCTTGAATGGCTGATGAAGAAACAAAGGGGTGAGAATACAGGAAATGTGCATTTGCAGGCACAGGAGCTAAAGGTTCCAAACCTGCATCTTTGTGCCCAATCTTTCATTCTCCCCTAGAGGAGATCAGACCCACCTTCACAGAACTTTAACAAGCACTAACCTTAAGCAGTCTTTAATTGGCCTGCAGTCCAGAAGAAACATAGCAGTGCTGCTGCCTTGAGGAAAAAGACCAGACCACTTTTGCTTctcccattttgttttattatcattttttctAGTTAACTTACTTGGGGTTATGTGCACGAGCTTGCCGCGCACCCTCTCACATATGCATGCCAGGGTGAATGTGTTGTGGTCAGAAAACAATTCcagggactcagttctctcctgccaccttgtgggatcCAGGGACTGAAGTCAAGGTTATCAGGCATCTTAACCTGCTGGGATATCTAGCTGGTCttgtttgagacggggtctcatgtagctcaggctggcctcaaactcattacaCATCTGAGGCTTGTTCTGAACCCCCCACTCTCTGGTGTCGCCCTCTTAGATGATGAGATTATAGGTGCAAGACACCATACTCACCAAGATACTGTATGAGGGAATAGATTACTGTACTGTACCCCTTCATTTTCAAAACAGATCTTTCATGTAGCCAACCTTTTTGGAGGAGCattaggaattaaacccaggggggctgg
The genomic region above belongs to Rattus rattus isolate New Zealand chromosome 9, Rrattus_CSIRO_v1, whole genome shotgun sequence and contains:
- the Supt4h1 gene encoding transcription elongation factor SPT4, which gives rise to MALETVPKDLRHLRACLLCSLVKTIDQFEYDGCDNCDAYLQMKGNREMVYDCTSSSFDGIIAMMSPEDSWVSKWQRVSNFKPGVYAVSVTGRLPQGIVRELKSRGVAYKSRDTAIKT